A genomic window from Populus alba chromosome 19, ASM523922v2, whole genome shotgun sequence includes:
- the LOC140955018 gene encoding uncharacterized protein, producing the protein MSRPNDPSFWEYVEKMDGGDMTCTFCGHFFSQRTSITRIKWHLAGEKGRGVKACKNVPPEVHDAACEAVDNSPPEKKLKTVAGSSSNEAANAISASTQEQNNEGTHVEMAQQGGPYFTGELAWANDLIGEAELVQLERGSSHERPSINQADEPRGDSSRPTDAQLCSPSVNDDVNMNDVQNMVGVRTEPVLVQVMERSNAELDSLAGHAGRIQVGVHGMELGAEEERICPNFIGKWRGKHW; encoded by the coding sequence ATGAGTCGACCAAATGATCCTTCTTTTTGGGAATATGTTGAAAAGATGGATGGTGGTGACATGACGTGTACGTTTTGTGggcattttttttcccaacgTACTTCCATTAcgaggatcaaatggcatttgGCAGGAGAGAAAGGGCGTGGTGTTAAAGCTTGTAAAAATGTTCCACCAGAAGTTCACGATGCAGCTTGTGAAGCAGTTGATAATAGCCCTCCAGAAAAGAAACTTAAAACTGTTGCGGGCTCAAGCAGTAACGAGGCCGCTAATGCAATTTCAGCTTCAACGCAAGAACAGAACAATGAAGGGACGCATGTAGAGATGGCACAACAAGGAGGACCTTATTTCACCGGAGAACTTGCATGGGCAAATGATTTGATTGGAGAGGCTGAACTTGTGCAGCTGGAGAGAGGTAGTTCTCATGAGAGGCCATCAATTAATCAAGCAGATGAGCCTCGAGGAGATTCATCCCGACCAACAGATGCTCAGCTCTGTTCTCCATCAGTAAACGATGATGTCAATATGAACGATGTGCAGAACATGGTTGGAGTCAGGACAGAACCAGTACTGGTTCAAGTGATGGAACGAAGCAATGCAGAACTTGACAGTTTGGCAGGGCATGCTGGGAGGATACAAGTGGGAGTTCATGGCATGGAACTAGGTGCGGAGGAAGAGAGAATTTGTC